Proteins from a genomic interval of Hoplias malabaricus isolate fHopMal1 chromosome 13, fHopMal1.hap1, whole genome shotgun sequence:
- the LOC136665457 gene encoding uncharacterized protein isoform X1: MTPVPLSTQRPRCMMLLVQTALLQRRPVLQLITWQRMTPVPLSTQRPRCMMLLVQTALLQRRPVLQLITWQRMTPVPLSTQRPRCMMLLVQTALLQRYNESTGIAANNVAEDDSCPSLHSETQMHDATRPNSTSSASTGIAANNVAEDDSCPSLHSETQMHDATRPNSTSLASTSIAANNVAEDDSCHSLHSETKMHDATCPNSTSSLVYRHALLCLNVSCAHLQSSMC; this comes from the exons ATGACTCCTGTCCCTCTCTCCACTCAGAGACCCAGATGCATGATGCTACTCGTCCAAACAGCACTTCTTCAGCG TCGACCGGTATTGCAGCTAATAACGTGGCAGAGGATGACTCCTGTCCCTCTCTCCACTCAGAGACCCAGATGCATGATGCTACTCGTCCAAACAGCACTTCTTCAGCG TCGACCGGTATTGCAGCTAATAACGTGGCAGAGGATGACTCCTGTCCCTCTCTCCACTCAGAGACCCAGATGCATGATGCTACTCGTCCAAACAGCACTTCTTCAGCGGTACAATGAA TCGACCGGTATTGCAGCTAATAACGTGGCAGAGGATGACTCCTGTCCCTCTCTCCACTCAGAGACCCAGATGCATGATGCTACTCGTCCAAACAGCACTTCTTCAGCG TCGACCGGTATTGCAGCTAATAACGTGGCAGAGGATGACTCCTGTCCCTCTCTCCACTCAGAGACCCAGATGCATGATGCTACTCGTCCAAACAGCACTTCTTTAGCG TCGACCAGTATTGCAGCTAATAACGTGGCAGAGGATGACTCCTGTCACTCTCTCCACTCAGAGACCAAAATGCATGATGCTACTTGTCCAAACAGCACTTCTTCACTG GTATACAGACATGCACTCCTGTGCCTAAATGTCAGCTGTGCTCACCTGCAGTCTTCCATGTGTTAA
- the LOC136665457 gene encoding uncharacterized protein isoform X2 yields MNRPVLQLITWQRMTPVPLSTQRPRCMMLLVQTALLQRRPVLQLITWQRMTPVPLSTQRPRCMMLLVQTALLQRYNESTGIAANNVAEDDSCPSLHSETQMHDATRPNSTSSASTGIAANNVAEDDSCPSLHSETQMHDATRPNSTSLASTSIAANNVAEDDSCHSLHSETKMHDATCPNSTSSLVYRHALLCLNVSCAHLQSSMC; encoded by the exons ATGAA TCGACCGGTATTGCAGCTAATAACGTGGCAGAGGATGACTCCTGTCCCTCTCTCCACTCAGAGACCCAGATGCATGATGCTACTCGTCCAAACAGCACTTCTTCAGCG TCGACCGGTATTGCAGCTAATAACGTGGCAGAGGATGACTCCTGTCCCTCTCTCCACTCAGAGACCCAGATGCATGATGCTACTCGTCCAAACAGCACTTCTTCAGCGGTACAATGAA TCGACCGGTATTGCAGCTAATAACGTGGCAGAGGATGACTCCTGTCCCTCTCTCCACTCAGAGACCCAGATGCATGATGCTACTCGTCCAAACAGCACTTCTTCAGCG TCGACCGGTATTGCAGCTAATAACGTGGCAGAGGATGACTCCTGTCCCTCTCTCCACTCAGAGACCCAGATGCATGATGCTACTCGTCCAAACAGCACTTCTTTAGCG TCGACCAGTATTGCAGCTAATAACGTGGCAGAGGATGACTCCTGTCACTCTCTCCACTCAGAGACCAAAATGCATGATGCTACTTGTCCAAACAGCACTTCTTCACTG GTATACAGACATGCACTCCTGTGCCTAAATGTCAGCTGTGCTCACCTGCAGTCTTCCATGTGTTAA